The Macaca nemestrina isolate mMacNem1 chromosome 1, mMacNem.hap1, whole genome shotgun sequence genome contains the following window.
GATTAGAAGAAAGTGGTGACAATGACAATGCCAGTGGGGAGATAGAGCTAGCTTGGGAAAATGAAATCGGTTTGGAACATGATGATTTTGAAGGGGTACATGTTGGTGAAACATGTAAGAATATGGGACATTTTGACTCTGATGTTTTGGACCTAGGGGACATTGACTTCAAGGATATTTTGACTCtatgaatacaaatattttattcaaatttgtattaacatttaaaaatgcttttcaagAAGGTATTTTATAAAATCATCTCTATGCAGTGTGATTTCTTGATCAATTTTCTATCGTACATCAATTAAACTGTTAccaaatctttcatttttaatgaaaattattttattggaataaattccttttatttctattttatgacAACTCAAACCTGTTTTTGTCTGTAACAAATATTGTCAATTATGGCTTCTACCATCTTAGAATGTCCACTATTTCCATTCGATTTACCCAGGTCGAATTTTATAGATCAAAACTTTGTCAAAATTGTATTATTCTTTCTGTTCTGAGTGAATAATACATGTGATGTATCCCTTTAGCTGCTGTCAGTTTTACTTGTTGTTGACCATCTTTGCCAGGAATTAGGTAAAAGATGAAGCAAACACAAATACGTAGGATCTGGGTGCATGGCAAGGGTCAAAACATTGCAAAGTGTCTTTGGGGTCACAAGATTGGTCTTCTTGGTTCCATCATTTTATAGGCATCAAACCAAGACAAGCATTGGTTTTATCGAAAGTGTGAGATCAGGTAAAACAGTAGCTGGCCTCTGGCTCACCTAAAGACTTCGGAAAGTCCCCTAATGTCTCTGCCTGTGCTTTTGTCTCATTGGGGAATGGGGATGAGGAAGGGGAGAAGCTGTATATGTCATGAACACTCCAAAAGCCACCTCACCCAAGTCTAGCGAGGATTCTTGAGGAAGTAAGACGCAGAATGGTTTGCAGAGAGGCGGGAGGAAGGTATTTCCAAAGCCCTTCAAAACGCAGATGCTAGTTCTGAATTCTCTCTTGAAGGAAATGCAGAAAGATATGGATGAGAAgatggacattttaataaatacacaGAAGAACTATAAGCTGTAAGTGTAACCTGCACTCATCTCTCCTCATCCCTAAAGggtctcctcccttccctttgtTGAATCCCTTTTGGGTTCAGAGGACACCCAGACTCTTGGAGGAATTGTCTTGGCTCCTACTGCCCCTGTGACTTGGAGTCAAGGCCTTCCACGGCCACCTGTGTACTGGTTATCTCCTTGTCATGTTGGAAAATGTCTCCCCAACTCTCCGCCCCTCCCTggccctcctcccccagcccccttaGAAGAGCACCAAAGGAACAGCAGGAACTCAGGCTGATGGGAAAGACTCACAGAGAACCACAGCTCAGGCCCAAGAAAATGGATGGAGCGGGTGGAGCCAATGGAGCACCCTGTGCTCTTCACAAGAAGACGATGGCACCACAAAAAAAACAGGGCTCACTGGATCCCCTTCATGAGTGCGGGCCCTGCTGTGTAAGTGAAGCCCTGCCCGAGCCCAGCACTGGCGCCAGGCCCCTGGCTCCTGCTCCCTGGTGACTTCCCCGAGCTTGTGCTGTATCATAGTGAAGGGACTTCTGGGTGCGCCCGAGCCTGCGCCCTCCCTGACCTGCCTTGCCTTCTATGCCGGTGGCGCCTCCTTAGCTGTGACCGTGCAGCACTTGCCCCTGGATGCGCCTGCCCGCCGGCTCCACCCTCTTACTCTGTCCTTCCCTTTAGCAAGGGCAGATGAGGTTCCTCGCAGGCTGCCTTCCTTGGACCAGGGGAAACTGATCTTTCTTGTACCGTTTCTGTCCTCTGCAGGAGAAATGTTTGTTGTGTGCTCTAAAGAACAACTACAATCAGGGGTAGGTAGAGCCATACGAGATGTGCCTTGTCTCAGTTGGGTGCCTTGTTTTGCCCAAGGCCATGTGCTCCCAGCCGCATTCACATCACACCCCTCCTGAGGTTACGCAGGGAGTAGGGACTGTTAGCAGACGCTGCCACCCAGCACACTCAGTCGTAGAGGATGTGGCACCAGGAAGGAGGACTTGGGTCGCCCAGCCTAGAGGCTGCTGCCCGGGGCTCCCACGGTGGGGAGGGTGCACCACCAGCGGCGGAACTGACCTTGCCTCAGGTCCTGCCCTTTCTCCCCATCCAGCGGGAAATATTCACACCAAGTCTGGGCACCCTTTTCACCCTTGGCTTCTGGAGCTGCCTTCTGATTTATCTGTACCTCAACCCCAGTGACATCGAATATGTTTCCAACCTAGCGCAGCCGCAGAACCTACCAGCAGGTCCGGTTCATCACCTCCCCGCTCCTTAAGCTGCACAGTCAGGGCTTCTTGTCCTCTTAAATACCACCCCGACCCCAGGCCTCCATTGGAGATTAAAAGCCTTCATTCAAAGCCAAAGGGGATGTCATGGTTTTGAGTTCCAGTCCAAAACTCGAGTATGTGGAGGTCGATTCTTTTTGGTTCTGTATCAGGGTATTTCAGACTCCAACACTTCCCCCTGCTTCCTGATGGATTGGTGGGAAATTCCATCTTAGTCATCTTAGGGTCCTCCCAACCACCAGCTCCCTCCATTCTACCTGGGTCTGCAAAGGTCCCAGGTCAGAGCATGGGGAGGGCCCCTGATGATAGCAGACATCAGTCTGTGTGGTCTCAGGAGAGACCCTGCTGCCTGGCCCGCCCACTCGCTCCCTCCACGTAATCAGCTTCCACCTGTGCATGGGGCCTGGGTGTCTTGGGTGATGCAGGGAACCCCTCGGCCTTGAGTTCTGCCTGCACCACACCCCTCTGAGGTCTTGTCACCAAGCAGGACTCAGGTCCCTGCTGCTCATAGGAACTGGGTGGCTTTCTTGGGTTCTGGAGATCTACCCTTCTCACCCCCTTGAAggtttcctctccctccctccacccccaaagGGAACCTTCCTTCAGAGGCCTCAGGCCTTTACAAAGGTGGAGAGGAGCCAGTGACCACCCAACCTTCTGTGGGCCACGCTGCGCCTGCCCCAAAGTCCCAGACTGAGGGAAGGTGAAGCTTAACTGCCAGCTTGAAATGAGAGTAAAGAAGATACAGAGCAAACAGTGTTTCAGAAACTATCCTGCCCTCGGTGTGATTCTTTGGCTTCAATTTGAAGGAGGAGGAATTATGggatttcatattttatttcacacCAGTTCCTCCTTGTTTCATCTCTTCGCTAAGCTGGCTGCTTCTACCATCTAATAAATAACTggccaagttctttttttttttttggaattttattattatggttaattttgtgggttcatagtaagtgtatatatttatggggtacatgaaatattttgacaaAGGCATGCAAGGTGAAACAAGCATgccatggagaatggggtatccatcccttcaagcatttatcctttgagttacaaacaatccaattactcTGTAAGTTATTTGAAATGTACagttattgactgtagtcaccctgtagTGCTGttaaatagtaggtcttattctatctttttttccccttaaccATCCCTACCTTGCCCCCAAGccccccactacccttctcagcctctggtagccatccTTCTACTCTTTGTATCCAGGagtttcattgttttcattttcagatcccacaaataagtgagaacatgtgatgtttgtctttctgtgcctggct
Protein-coding sequences here:
- the LOC105484490 gene encoding testis-expressed protein 35 isoform X1, translated to MSAKRAELKKTHLQGQGCLRNRQTHAHRKRTAPQDSKNYKAVCLELKPEPTKVRSSFEAMPAARPEIHGEMTWSQGSFADPSGQDLCQTFDYKAVKQEGRFTKAGVTQDLKNELREVREELKEKMEEIKQIKDLMDKDFDKLHEFVEIMKEMQKDMDEKMDILINTQKNYKLPLRRAPKEQQELRLMGKTHREPQLRPKKMDGAGGANGAPCALHKKTMAPQKKQGSLDPLHECGPCCEKCLLCALKNNYNQGAAAEPTSRSGSSPPRSLSCTVRASCPLKYHPDPRPPLEIKSLHSKPKGMSWF
- the LOC105484490 gene encoding testis-expressed protein 35 isoform X10: MPAARPEIHGEMTWSQGSFADPSGQDLCQTFDYKAVKQEGRFTKAGVTQDLKNELREVREELKEKMEEIKQIKDLMDKDFDKLHEFVEIMKEMQKDMDEKMDILINTQKNYKLPLRRAPKEQQELRLMGKTHREPQLRPKKMDGAGGANGAPCALHKKTMAPQKKQGSLDPLHECGPCCEKCLLCALKNNYNQGAAAEPTSRSGSSPPRSLSCTVRASCPLKYHPDPRPPLEIKSLHSKPKGMSWF
- the LOC105484490 gene encoding testis-expressed protein 35 isoform X11; its protein translation is MSAKRAELKKTHLSKNYKAVCLELKPEPTKTFDYKAVKQEGRFTKAGVTQDLKNELREVREELKEKMEEIKQIKDLMDKDFDKLHEFVEIMKEMQKDMDEKMDILINTQKNYKLPLRRAPKEQQELRLMGKTHREPQLRPKKMDGAGGANGAPCALHKKTMAPQKKQGSLDPLHECGPCCEKCLLCALKNNYNQGEPSFRGLRPLQRWRGASDHPTFCGPRCACPKVPD
- the LOC105484490 gene encoding testis-expressed protein 35 isoform X4; this translates as MSAKRAELKKTHLSKNYKAVCLELKPEPTKVRSSFEAMPAARPEIHGEMTWSQGSFADPSGQDLCQTFDYKAVKQEGRFTKAGVTQDLKNELREVREELKEKMEEIKQIKDLMDKDFDKLHEFVEIMKEMQKDMDEKMDILINTQKNYKLPLRRAPKEQQELRLMGKTHREPQLRPKKMDGAGGANGAPCALHKKTMAPQKKQGSLDPLHECGPCCEKCLLCALKNNYNQGAAAEPTSRSGSSPPRSLSCTVRASCPLKYHPDPRPPLEIKSLHSKPKGMSWF
- the LOC105484490 gene encoding testis-expressed protein 35 isoform X2, yielding MSAKRAELKKTHLQGQGCLRNRQTHAHRKRTAPQDSKNYKAVCLELKPEPTKVRSSFEAMPAARPEIHGEMTWSQGSFADPSGQDLCQTFDYKAVKQEGRFTKAGVTQDLKNELREVREELKEKMEEIKQIKDLMDKDFDKLHEFVEIMKEMQKDMDEKMDILINTQKNYKLPLRRAPKEQQELRLMGKTHREPQLRPKKMDGAGGANGAPCALHKKTMAPQKKQGSLDPLHECGPCCEKCLLCALKNNYNQGFPLPPSTPKGNLPSEASGLYKGGEEPVTTQPSVGHAAPAPKSQTEGR
- the LOC105484490 gene encoding testis-expressed protein 35 isoform X6 — protein: MSAKRAELKKTHLQGQGCLRNRQTHAHRKRTAPQDSKNYKAVCLELKPEPTKTFDYKAVKQEGRFTKAGVTQDLKNELREVREELKEKMEEIKQIKDLMDKDFDKLHEFVEIMKEMQKDMDEKMDILINTQKNYKLPLRRAPKEQQELRLMGKTHREPQLRPKKMDGAGGANGAPCALHKKTMAPQKKQGSLDPLHECGPCCEKCLLCALKNNYNQGAAAEPTSRSGSSPPRSLSCTVRASCPLKYHPDPRPPLEIKSLHSKPKGMSWF
- the LOC105484490 gene encoding testis-expressed protein 35 isoform X12, producing the protein MSAKRAELKKTHLSKNYKAVCLELKPEPTKTFDYKAVKQEGRFTKAGVTQDLKNELREVREELKEKMEEIKQIKDLMDKDFDKLHEFVEIMKEMQKDMDEKMDILINTQKNYKLPLRRAPKEQQELRLMGKTHREPQLRPKKMDGAGGANGAPCALHKKTMAPQKKQGSLDPLHECGPCCEKCLLCALKNNYNQGFPLPPSTPKGNLPSEASGLYKGGEEPVTTQPSVGHAAPAPKSQTEGR
- the LOC105484490 gene encoding testis-expressed protein 35 isoform X9 codes for the protein MSAKRAELKKTHLSKNYKAVCLELKPEPTKTFDYKAVKQEGRFTKAGVTQDLKNELREVREELKEKMEEIKQIKDLMDKDFDKLHEFVEIMKEMQKDMDEKMDILINTQKNYKLPLRRAPKEQQELRLMGKTHREPQLRPKKMDGAGGANGAPCALHKKTMAPQKKQGSLDPLHECGPCCEKCLLCALKNNYNQGAAAEPTSRSGSSPPRSLSCTVRASCPLKYHPDPRPPLEIKSLHSKPKGMSWF
- the LOC105484490 gene encoding testis-expressed protein 35 isoform X7 — its product is MSAKRAELKKTHLSKNYKAVCLELKPEPTKVRSSFEAMPAARPEIHGEMTWSQGSFADPSGQDLCQTFDYKAVKQEGRFTKAGVTQDLKNELREVREELKEKMEEIKQIKDLMDKDFDKLHEFVEIMKEMQKDMDEKMDILINTQKNYKLPLRRAPKEQQELRLMGKTHREPQLRPKKMDGAGGANGAPCALHKKTMAPQKKQGSLDPLHECGPCCEKCLLCALKNNYNQGEPSFRGLRPLQRWRGASDHPTFCGPRCACPKVPD